One genomic window of Desulfuromonas sp. AOP6 includes the following:
- the cysZ gene encoding sulfate transporter CysZ: MDILKDNPMSRFASGFFYPFQSLRFVYRNPKLLKYVLIPFLINLVVFSGAVFLGLDFFGDIVARYVPSGEAWYWAFLTFFAWLIASIVTALLVFFSFTVVGNLLASPFNDLLSERTEEIVTGVGTAEPFSWRTFGGDAWRAIIVEGKKMSFFVIGMLALLLLNLIPVLGQLLYSVAAILFTLFFLTVEYLGYVLSRKRLSFAQQRRYVFGQISLHLGFAVGVLCLLAIPLMQLLCIPLAVVGATRLYCEKGNLSTDR, from the coding sequence ATGGATATTTTGAAAGACAATCCCATGTCCCGTTTTGCCAGCGGTTTTTTTTATCCCTTCCAAAGTCTTCGTTTCGTCTATAGAAACCCGAAATTACTTAAATATGTGTTGATCCCTTTTTTGATCAACCTGGTCGTGTTTTCGGGCGCCGTATTTTTGGGGCTGGATTTCTTCGGGGACATTGTCGCCCGTTATGTTCCTAGCGGTGAAGCTTGGTATTGGGCCTTTCTGACTTTTTTCGCCTGGCTGATCGCCTCGATTGTGACGGCTCTGCTCGTTTTTTTCAGCTTTACCGTAGTGGGGAATCTGCTTGCTTCGCCCTTTAACGATCTTCTTTCCGAGCGCACGGAAGAGATTGTGACCGGCGTCGGCACGGCCGAGCCCTTCTCCTGGAGAACCTTTGGCGGCGATGCCTGGCGCGCTATCATTGTGGAAGGGAAGAAGATGAGCTTTTTCGTTATCGGCATGCTGGCTCTGCTGCTGCTTAACCTGATCCCGGTTCTTGGCCAGCTACTCTATTCGGTGGCCGCCATACTCTTTACCCTCTTTTTTCTCACCGTTGAGTATCTCGGCTATGTTCTCAGCCGAAAAAGGCTATCCTTTGCCCAGCAGCGCCGCTATGTTTTCGGACAGATTTCCCTGCATCTTGGCTTCGCCGTTGGGGTGCTTTGTCTTCTGGCTATTCCGCTTATGCAGTTGCTCTGTATTCCTCTCGCCGTGGTGGGGGCGACGCGACTGTATTGTGAGAAGGGGAATCTGTCTACCGACCGCTAA